One Pectobacterium polaris DNA window includes the following coding sequences:
- a CDS encoding RNA 2'-phosphotransferase gives MSDTNHAEVSKFLSYVLRHKPEAIGLTLSSEGWANIAELISGAAKNGRLLTREVIQSVVDSSDKKRFSISANGLSIRAAQGHSSSQVDMRYEPKVPPELLYHGTATRFVDSINQQGLLPGSRQYVHLSADEATAINVGQRHGKPVVLTIKTREMHQQGFVFYQADNGVWLTLTVPVPFIASTPFID, from the coding sequence ATGAGCGACACGAATCATGCTGAGGTCAGCAAGTTTCTTAGCTACGTTTTACGACACAAGCCCGAAGCCATTGGGCTAACGCTGAGCAGCGAAGGCTGGGCAAACATAGCGGAACTGATTAGCGGTGCGGCAAAAAATGGACGCCTTCTTACCAGAGAAGTGATTCAGTCTGTCGTCGACAGCAGCGACAAAAAGCGTTTTTCTATTTCGGCGAATGGGTTATCGATCCGCGCAGCGCAGGGGCACTCGTCATCGCAGGTCGATATGCGTTACGAGCCTAAAGTGCCGCCCGAGTTGCTTTACCACGGCACCGCAACCCGATTTGTCGACTCGATAAATCAGCAGGGTTTGCTTCCTGGTTCACGTCAGTATGTGCACTTGTCTGCCGACGAAGCCACAGCGATAAATGTCGGCCAACGGCACGGCAAGCCCGTGGTATTAACAATAAAGACGCGGGAAATGCATCAGCAGGGGTTTGTTTTTTATCAGGCGGATAACGGCGTCTGGTTAACGCTGACGGTTCCTGTGCCGTTTATCGCTTCCACACCATTTATTGATTGA